The Streptomyces sp. NBC_01689 genome includes a window with the following:
- a CDS encoding DUF4365 domain-containing protein — protein sequence MAIAQPERGGLLPQRTAPHRGTLATTACMETLQVGYLHAVAAAAGCSLSQPFPDNGIDWHVSHSAPGHTVDDEVTIKVQLKCTYQIPPNPPGPAFSFTLDNEHLAKLARTPVSVHKILVVMLVPRSQDDWLRASHDRLDLRHCCYWTNLAGQPVTGRRRTTVRIPTSRIFDDRALCEIMTRVGTGGRP from the coding sequence ATGGCAATCGCGCAGCCCGAGCGGGGCGGGCTGCTGCCCCAGCGGACGGCACCCCATCGCGGCACGCTCGCCACCACCGCCTGCATGGAGACACTGCAGGTCGGCTACCTGCACGCCGTCGCCGCGGCGGCCGGCTGCTCGCTGTCGCAGCCCTTTCCGGACAACGGGATCGACTGGCACGTCAGCCACAGCGCGCCCGGACACACGGTCGACGACGAGGTCACCATCAAGGTGCAGCTCAAGTGCACCTACCAGATCCCGCCCAACCCCCCGGGCCCCGCCTTCTCGTTCACGCTCGACAACGAGCACCTGGCGAAGCTCGCCCGCACCCCGGTCTCGGTGCACAAGATCCTGGTCGTCATGCTCGTGCCCCGGTCCCAGGACGACTGGCTGCGCGCCAGCCACGACCGCCTCGACCTGCGGCACTGCTGCTACTGGACCAACCTCGCCGGACAGCCCGTCACGGGCCGGCGCAGAACGACCGTCCGCATACCGACCTCGCGCATCTTCGACGACCGGGCCCTGTGCGAGATCATGACGCGGGTCGGGACGGGAGGCAGACCATGA
- the thrS gene encoding threonine--tRNA ligase → MSDVRVIIQRDSEREERVVTTGTTAADLFAGERTVVAARVAGELKDLAYEVTDGEEVEPVEISSQDGLDILRHSTAHVMAQAVQELFPDAKLGIGPPVKDGFYYDFDVEKPFTPEDLKAIEKKMQEIQKRGQRFSRRVVTDEDAREELAGEPYKLELIGIKGSAAAQDATDGADVEVGGGELTIYDNLDARTGELCWKDLCRGPHLPTTRNIPAFKLMRNAGAYWRGSEKNPMLQRIYGTAWPSKEELKAHLDFLVEAEKRDHRKLGSELDLFSIPDQIGSGLAVFHPKGGVVRRVMEDYSRRRHEEEGYEFVYTPHATKGKLFETSGHLDWYADGMYPPMQLDEGVDYYLKPMNCPMHNLIFDARGRSYRELPLRLFEFGTVYRYEKSGVVHGLTRARGFTQDDAHIYCTREQMADELDKTLTFVLNLLRDYGLTDFYLELSTKDPEKFVGSDEVWEEATETLRQVAEKQGLPLVPDPGGAAFYGPKISVQTKDAIGRTWQMSTVQLDFNLPERFDLEYTGPDGSKQRPVMIHRALFGSIERFFAVLLEHYAGAFPAWLAPVQAVGIPIGDAHVEYLQKFAGEARKKGLRVEVDSSSDRMQKKIRNAQKQKVPFMVIAGDEDMAAGAVSFRYRDGSQENGIPVDEAIAKIAKIVEDRTQV, encoded by the coding sequence GTGTCAGACGTCCGTGTGATCATCCAACGCGATTCCGAGCGGGAAGAGCGCGTGGTGACGACGGGCACTACGGCCGCCGATCTCTTCGCCGGCGAGCGCACCGTCGTCGCGGCGCGCGTGGCCGGCGAGCTGAAGGACCTCGCCTACGAGGTGACCGACGGCGAGGAGGTCGAGCCCGTCGAGATCTCCTCCCAGGACGGCCTCGACATCCTGCGCCACTCCACCGCGCACGTGATGGCCCAGGCCGTGCAGGAACTCTTCCCCGACGCCAAGCTCGGCATCGGCCCCCCGGTCAAGGACGGCTTCTACTACGACTTCGACGTCGAGAAGCCGTTCACCCCCGAGGATCTCAAGGCCATCGAGAAGAAGATGCAGGAGATCCAGAAGCGCGGCCAGCGCTTCTCCCGCCGTGTCGTCACCGACGAGGACGCCCGCGAGGAGCTCGCCGGGGAGCCGTACAAGCTGGAGCTCATCGGCATCAAGGGCTCCGCGGCCGCCCAGGACGCGACGGACGGCGCGGACGTCGAGGTCGGCGGCGGCGAGCTGACGATCTACGACAACCTCGACGCCAGGACCGGCGAGCTGTGCTGGAAGGACCTCTGCCGCGGTCCCCACCTGCCCACCACCCGCAACATCCCGGCGTTCAAGCTCATGCGCAACGCGGGCGCCTACTGGCGGGGCAGCGAGAAGAACCCGATGCTGCAGCGCATCTACGGCACCGCCTGGCCCTCCAAGGAGGAGCTGAAGGCGCACCTCGACTTCCTCGTGGAGGCCGAGAAGCGCGACCACCGCAAGCTGGGCAGCGAACTGGACCTCTTCTCCATCCCGGACCAGATCGGCTCCGGCCTCGCCGTCTTCCACCCCAAGGGCGGCGTCGTCCGCCGGGTCATGGAGGACTACTCGCGCCGCAGGCACGAGGAGGAGGGCTACGAGTTCGTCTACACCCCGCACGCGACGAAGGGGAAGCTCTTCGAGACCTCGGGCCACCTGGACTGGTACGCCGACGGCATGTACCCGCCCATGCAGCTCGACGAGGGCGTGGACTACTACCTGAAGCCCATGAACTGCCCCATGCACAACCTGATCTTCGACGCGCGAGGCCGTTCGTACCGCGAACTGCCGCTGCGCCTCTTCGAGTTCGGGACCGTGTACCGCTACGAGAAGTCGGGCGTCGTGCACGGCCTGACCCGTGCCCGCGGCTTCACGCAGGACGACGCGCACATCTACTGCACCAGGGAGCAGATGGCGGACGAGCTCGACAAGACGCTCACCTTCGTCCTGAACCTGCTGCGCGACTACGGCCTGACCGACTTCTACCTGGAGCTGTCCACCAAGGACCCGGAGAAGTTCGTCGGCTCCGACGAGGTGTGGGAGGAGGCCACCGAGACGCTGCGGCAGGTGGCCGAGAAGCAGGGCCTCCCGCTCGTCCCGGACCCGGGCGGCGCCGCGTTCTACGGCCCGAAGATCTCCGTCCAGACCAAGGACGCCATCGGCCGGACCTGGCAGATGTCGACCGTGCAGCTCGACTTCAACCTGCCCGAGCGCTTCGACCTGGAGTACACCGGTCCCGACGGTTCCAAGCAGCGTCCGGTGATGATCCACCGCGCGCTGTTCGGTTCCATCGAGCGTTTCTTCGCGGTGCTCCTCGAGCACTACGCGGGCGCGTTCCCGGCCTGGCTGGCGCCCGTCCAGGCGGTCGGCATCCCGATCGGCGACGCGCACGTGGAGTACCTGCAGAAGTTCGCCGGCGAGGCGCGGAAGAAGGGCCTGCGCGTCGAGGTCGACTCCTCCTCCGACCGCATGCAGAAGAAGATCCGCAACGCCCAGAAGCAGAAGGTGCCCTTCATGGTCATCGCGGGCGACGAGGACATGGCGGCCGGCGCCGTCTCCTTCCGTTACCGCGACGGCTCGCAGGAGAACGGCATCCCCGTGGACGAGGCGATCGCCAAGATCGCCAAGATCGTCGAGGACCGTACGCAGGTCTGA
- a CDS encoding HIT family protein — protein sequence MLHSMTSEPEQQIGVGTQDAFQRLWTPHRMAYIQGENKPTGPGADDGCPFCSIPAKSDEDGLIVKRGEQVYAVLNLYPYNGGHLMVVPYRHVADYTDLTGPETAELAELTKQAMTALRTASGAHGFNIGMNQGTVAGAGIAAHLHQHIVPRWGGDTNFMPVVGHTKVLPQLLADTRKMLAEAWPRP from the coding sequence ATGCTGCACTCCATGACGAGTGAGCCCGAGCAGCAGATCGGAGTGGGGACGCAGGACGCGTTCCAGCGCCTGTGGACGCCCCATCGGATGGCTTACATCCAGGGCGAGAACAAGCCCACGGGTCCGGGGGCCGACGACGGCTGTCCGTTCTGCTCGATCCCCGCCAAGTCCGACGAGGACGGGCTCATCGTCAAGCGCGGTGAGCAGGTGTACGCGGTGCTCAACCTCTACCCGTACAACGGCGGCCATCTGATGGTCGTGCCCTACCGCCATGTGGCGGACTACACCGATCTGACCGGCCCGGAGACCGCCGAGCTCGCCGAGCTGACCAAGCAGGCCATGACCGCGCTGCGGACCGCGTCCGGCGCGCACGGCTTCAACATCGGCATGAACCAGGGCACCGTGGCCGGGGCGGGCATCGCCGCCCACCTCCACCAGCACATCGTGCCGCGCTGGGGCGGCGACACCAACTTCATGCCGGTCGTCGGCCACACCAAGGTCCTGCCCCAACTGCTCGCGGACACCCGGAAGATGCTCGCCGAGGCCTGGCCCAGGCCGTAG
- a CDS encoding elongation factor G-like protein EF-G2, which yields MGDKANAHSGAAGRATAADHPASVRNVVLVGHCGSGKTTLVEALALTAGAVNRAGRVEDGTAVSDYDEIEHRQQRSVQLSLVPVTWDGYKINLIDTPGYADFVGELRAGLRAADAALFVVSAADGVDGSTRMVWDECAAVGMPRAIVVTHLESARADFDTMTGICAEAFGADDPDAVLPLYLPLHGEPGPDGHAPVTGLIGLLSQRLFDYSSGTREEAEPVDGQLPRIEEARNRLIEGIIAESEDETLMDRYLGGEEIDLKTLVQDLERAVARGAFFPVLAAAPAAEGARQGLGTVELLELVTGGFPTPLERAAPVVTTPGGAAREVSACDPDGPLVAEVVKTASDPYVGRVSLVRVFSGTLRPDETVHVSGHGLTERGHEDHDVDERVGALSAPFGKQQRALTHCIAGDLACVAKLNRAETGDTLSAKDDPLLMEPWQMPDPLLPLAIQAHSKADEDKLSQGLGRLVAEDPTMRLEQNQHTHQVVLWCLGEAHADVALERLRSRYGVQVDVIPHKVSLRETFAAPSTGRGRHVKQSGGHGQYAICEIEVEPLPNGSGIEFVDKVVGGAVPRQFIPSVEKGVRAQAAKGVAAGHPLIDVRITLLDGKAHSVDSSDAAFQTAGALALREAAAEARIHLLEPVAEVTVMVGDDFVGAVMSDLSGRRGRVVGTEQTSGGRTLVRAEVPEMEIGRYAVDLRSLSHGTARFQRSYARHEPMPPQIAERMREQTREAW from the coding sequence ATGGGCGACAAGGCGAACGCACACTCCGGAGCCGCCGGCAGGGCTACGGCGGCCGACCACCCCGCGTCCGTACGGAATGTGGTGCTGGTCGGCCACTGCGGATCGGGCAAGACGACGTTGGTGGAGGCTCTCGCGCTGACAGCGGGGGCCGTGAACCGGGCGGGCCGGGTGGAGGACGGCACCGCCGTATCGGACTACGACGAGATCGAGCACCGGCAGCAGCGCTCGGTGCAGCTCTCCCTGGTACCCGTCACCTGGGACGGATACAAGATCAACCTCATCGACACCCCCGGATACGCCGACTTCGTCGGGGAGCTCAGGGCCGGTCTGCGCGCCGCGGACGCGGCCCTCTTCGTGGTCTCGGCCGCGGACGGCGTGGACGGCTCGACCCGGATGGTGTGGGACGAGTGCGCCGCGGTCGGCATGCCGCGGGCCATCGTGGTCACCCATCTCGAATCGGCCCGCGCCGACTTCGACACGATGACCGGGATCTGCGCGGAGGCGTTCGGCGCCGACGACCCCGACGCCGTGCTGCCGCTCTATCTGCCGCTGCACGGAGAGCCGGGCCCCGACGGCCACGCGCCGGTGACCGGGCTGATCGGGCTGCTGTCGCAACGCCTGTTCGACTACTCGTCCGGGACCCGCGAGGAGGCCGAGCCGGTCGACGGCCAGTTGCCGCGGATCGAGGAGGCGCGCAACCGGCTGATCGAGGGGATCATCGCCGAGAGCGAGGACGAGACCCTCATGGACCGCTATCTGGGCGGCGAGGAGATCGATCTCAAGACCCTGGTGCAGGACCTGGAGCGGGCCGTGGCGCGCGGGGCGTTCTTCCCGGTCCTGGCCGCCGCGCCGGCCGCCGAGGGCGCCCGGCAGGGGCTGGGCACCGTCGAACTCCTGGAGCTCGTCACCGGCGGCTTCCCGACCCCCCTGGAGCGCGCGGCCCCCGTGGTGACCACACCGGGCGGCGCGGCGCGCGAGGTCAGTGCCTGCGACCCGGACGGTCCGCTGGTGGCGGAGGTCGTGAAGACGGCCAGCGATCCCTACGTCGGGCGGGTGTCCCTCGTCCGCGTCTTCTCCGGCACCCTGCGCCCCGACGAGACGGTGCACGTCTCGGGTCACGGGCTCACCGAGCGCGGCCACGAGGACCACGACGTCGACGAACGGGTCGGCGCGCTCTCCGCGCCGTTCGGCAAGCAGCAGCGGGCCCTCACCCACTGCATCGCGGGCGATCTGGCGTGCGTGGCGAAACTCAACCGGGCGGAGACCGGGGACACCCTCTCGGCCAAGGACGACCCACTGCTGATGGAACCGTGGCAGATGCCCGACCCGCTGCTGCCGCTGGCCATCCAGGCGCACAGCAAGGCCGACGAGGACAAGCTCTCGCAGGGACTCGGCCGGCTGGTCGCCGAGGACCCCACCATGCGCCTGGAGCAGAACCAGCACACCCACCAGGTGGTCCTGTGGTGTCTGGGGGAGGCGCACGCGGACGTCGCCCTGGAGCGGCTGCGCAGCCGGTACGGCGTCCAGGTCGACGTGATCCCGCACAAGGTCTCCCTGCGCGAGACGTTCGCGGCCCCTTCCACGGGACGCGGGCGCCACGTGAAGCAGTCGGGCGGCCACGGTCAATACGCCATCTGCGAGATCGAGGTCGAACCCCTCCCGAACGGTTCGGGCATCGAGTTCGTGGACAAGGTCGTCGGCGGGGCCGTGCCCCGGCAGTTCATCCCCTCCGTGGAGAAGGGCGTCCGTGCCCAGGCGGCCAAGGGTGTCGCCGCGGGGCATCCGCTCATCGACGTGCGGATCACCCTGCTCGACGGCAAGGCGCACTCGGTGGACTCCTCCGACGCCGCCTTCCAGACCGCGGGCGCGCTCGCCCTGCGCGAGGCCGCCGCCGAGGCCAGGATCCATCTGCTGGAGCCGGTCGCCGAGGTGACCGTCATGGTCGGCGACGACTTCGTGGGCGCCGTGATGAGCGACCTGTCCGGTCGGCGCGGCCGGGTCGTCGGCACGGAGCAGACGAGCGGCGGACGCACGCTCGTACGGGCCGAGGTGCCGGAGATGGAGATCGGGCGGTACGCCGTCGATCTGCGCTCGCTCTCGCACGGCACCGCGCGTTTCCAGCGCAGTTACGCGCGGCACGAGCCGATGCCGCCGCAGATCGCCGAGAGGATGCGTGAACAGACGCGGGAGGCCTGGTAG
- the pgsA gene encoding phosphatidylinositol phosphate synthase, producing the protein MGQPGVSRGRPATPNLGKAMLNKYARAFFTRVLTPFAAFLIRRGVSPDTVTLLGTAGVMAGALVFYPRGEFFWGTIVITLFVFSDLVDGNMARQLGRSSRWGAFLDSTLDRVADGAIFGGFALWYAGNGDNNVLCAVSIFCLASGQVVSYTKARGESIGLPVAVNGLVERAERLVISLVAAGLAGLHAFGVPGIQWLLPVALWIVAVGSLVTLVQRVVTVRRESAEADAAAAHSSGTSS; encoded by the coding sequence ATGGGCCAGCCGGGGGTCAGCAGGGGCCGCCCGGCGACACCGAACCTCGGGAAGGCCATGCTGAACAAGTACGCGCGTGCATTCTTCACGCGTGTCCTCACACCGTTCGCCGCGTTTCTCATCCGCCGGGGGGTGAGCCCCGACACGGTCACCCTCCTGGGCACGGCCGGGGTGATGGCGGGCGCGCTGGTCTTCTACCCCCGGGGAGAGTTCTTCTGGGGCACGATCGTCATCACGCTCTTCGTCTTCTCCGACCTGGTCGACGGCAACATGGCGCGCCAGCTCGGCCGCTCCAGCCGCTGGGGGGCCTTCCTGGACTCCACGCTCGACCGGGTCGCCGACGGGGCCATCTTCGGCGGCTTCGCGCTCTGGTACGCGGGCAACGGCGACAACAACGTGCTCTGCGCCGTGTCGATCTTCTGTCTGGCCAGCGGGCAGGTGGTCTCGTACACCAAGGCCCGGGGTGAGTCGATCGGCCTGCCGGTCGCCGTCAACGGTCTGGTGGAGCGCGCCGAACGCCTGGTGATCTCCCTGGTCGCGGCGGGCCTCGCGGGGCTGCACGCGTTCGGGGTGCCCGGCATCCAGTGGCTGCTGCCCGTCGCCCTCTGGATCGTCGCCGTCGGCAGCCTGGTGACGCTGGTCCAGCGCGTCGTCACGGTACGGCGGGAGTCCGCCGAGGCCGACGCCGCCGCCGCGCACAGCAGCGGGACCTCGTCGTGA